A genome region from Mastacembelus armatus chromosome 8, fMasArm1.2, whole genome shotgun sequence includes the following:
- the galr2b gene encoding galanin receptor 2b, whose protein sequence is MSDFEDFSRPGGHTNVSESYQVNPTSVIVSVVFSLIFLLGTIGNSLVLAVLLRSGQVGYNTTNLFILNLSVADFFFIIFCVPFQATIYSLEGWVFGSFMCKVVHFFINLTMYASSFTLAAVSVDRYLAIRYPLRSRELRTPCNAVVAMVIIWGLSLVFAGPYLSYYDLIDFANSTVCIPGWEEENRKVLDTCTFLFGYVIPVLIVSMSYTRTIKYLWTAVDPLDGMSESKRAKRKVTKMIIIVTVLFCICWLPYHVVILCYLYGDFPFNQTTYAFRLLSHCMAYANSCVNPIVYALVSKHFRKGFKKVFSCILSKNGRNKVHVVHVANTVPGFEAGSTEVSQMNEENIRQNECEMINRPIAEPREATVTLNLPFHRQT, encoded by the exons ATGTCTGACTTTGAGGATTTCAGCAGACCAGGAGGCCATACAAATGTATCTGAGAGCTACCAGGTGAACCCCACCAGTGTGATTGTTTCAGTGGTCTTCTCACTCATCTTCCTGCTGGGCACCATTGGCAACAGCCTGGTGCTCGCCGTGCTGCTTCGGAGCGGACAGGTTGGATACAACACCACCAACCTGTTCATACTCAACCTGAGTGTCGCtgatttcttcttcatcatcttctgCGTTCCTTTCCAAGCCACCATCTACTCTCTGGAGGGATGGGTATTTGGCTCCTTCATGTGCAAAGTGGTGCATTTCTTCATCAACCTCACCATGTACGCCAGCAGCTTCACGCTCGCTGCCGTCTCTGTTGACAG GTACCTGGCTATTCGTTACCCATTGCGCTCAAGAGAGCTACGAACCCCTTGTAATGcagtggttgccatggtgatcaTCTGGGGTCTTTCTCTGGTCTTTGCCGGTCCATATCTCAGCTACTATGACCTGATTGATTTTGCCAACAGCACTGTGTGTATCCCTGGCTGGGAGGAGGAGAACCGTAAGGTGCTGGACACATGCACCTTCCTGTTTGGCTACGTCATCCCTGTGCTGATTGTCAGCATGTCATACACTCGAACCATCAAGTACCTGTGGACAGCCGTCGACCCTCTGGACGGCATGTCAGAATCCAAGAGGGCCAAACGCAAAGTCACCAAAATGATCATCATTGTCACCGTGCTTTTCTGCATATGCTGGCTGCCGTACCATGTGGTGATCTTGTGCTATCTGTATGGTGACTTCCCTTTTAATCAGACCACATACGCCTTCAGGCTTCTGTCTCACTGTATGGCCTACGCCAACTCATGTGTTAACCCCATTGTATATGCTCTGGTGTCCAAGCACTTTCGCAAAGGCTTCAAGAAAGTGTTCAGCTGCATCCTTAGTAAAAACGGGAGGAATAAGGTTCATGTGGTTCATGTAGCAAACACTGTGCCTGGATTTGAAGCAGGCTCCACAGAGGTGTCGCAGATGAATGAGGAGAACATACGACAGAATGAATGTGAAATGATTAACAGGCCGATCGCAGAGCCAAGAGAAGCCACAGTGACTCTGAATTTGCCTTTTCACCGGCAGACTTGA